The following coding sequences lie in one Porphyromonas asaccharolytica DSM 20707 genomic window:
- a CDS encoding outer membrane beta-barrel protein, which translates to MKRIALLLIAMLTLGFAVQAQSTFSKGTTTANLGLGIGGTLFSGDYNVILPPLSLGIDHSVASGLFDGNGSIGVGGYLGAEVYRNKKYDHSVWSQTRIGPRASLHYQFVDRLDTYFSLMLGLKIISWDYKVKVADVKVKDRDTEASFAWGAHVGTRYYFSDRWAIMGEFGYGLTYLTLGATYRF; encoded by the coding sequence ATGAAAAGAATCGCACTACTCCTCATCGCCATGCTAACGCTTGGCTTTGCAGTTCAGGCGCAGTCCACCTTTAGCAAAGGGACGACTACCGCCAACCTCGGGCTCGGTATCGGTGGTACCCTTTTCAGTGGTGACTACAATGTCATCCTACCTCCGCTCTCTCTAGGTATCGACCACAGTGTAGCCAGTGGGCTCTTTGATGGCAATGGGTCTATCGGTGTCGGTGGTTACCTAGGTGCAGAGGTCTATCGCAATAAGAAGTATGATCACTCCGTATGGAGCCAGACACGCATCGGGCCGCGCGCATCTCTGCACTATCAGTTTGTAGATAGGCTCGACACCTACTTCAGCTTGATGCTCGGACTAAAAATCATCAGCTGGGACTACAAAGTAAAGGTAGCTGACGTCAAAGTTAAGGACAGAGACACAGAAGCTAGCTTCGCTTGGGGCGCGCACGTCGGTACTCGCTATTACTTCTCAGACCGCTGGGCTATCATGGGTGAGTTTGGTTATGGACTAACCTACCTCACACTCGGTGCTACCTATCGCTTCTAA
- the xerA gene encoding site-specific tyrosine recombinase/integron integrase, translated as MSLEPRQQLILRYKTYLRLEQHLSDNSIDSYLYDVDKLYTYIEDMGLSLREVELQHLNNFAAHLLDLGISMRSLARVLSGVKSFFRFLTLEEEIERDPTDMLQTPPIHKKLPEVLTLAEIDSLLGAIDEDRIEASRDTAIIEVLYSCGLRVSELCGLTYSDVFLDEGYLHVWGKGRKERLVPMSPKAVADVQRYLNDPYRYNAKPEYDQYLFISRRGQPISRITVFCLIRTLAEQAGIQKEISPHTLRHSFATHLLEGGADLHAIQLMMGHESIATTEVYTHVDRSALRADILRYHPRNQQHPTSHDECPPTQF; from the coding sequence ATGAGTCTAGAACCAAGACAGCAACTGATACTGCGCTATAAAACTTACTTGAGGCTGGAGCAGCACCTTTCGGACAATAGTATCGACTCCTACCTCTATGACGTGGACAAGCTCTACACCTACATAGAGGATATGGGGCTGAGTCTGCGGGAGGTGGAGCTGCAGCATCTCAATAACTTTGCGGCGCATCTACTGGACTTAGGCATCTCGATGCGCTCGCTGGCTCGTGTGCTGAGCGGTGTCAAGAGTTTCTTTCGCTTCCTAACGCTAGAGGAGGAGATAGAGCGTGACCCGACAGATATGCTGCAGACGCCACCGATACATAAGAAGCTCCCTGAGGTGCTCACGCTGGCAGAGATAGATAGCCTCCTCGGAGCTATCGACGAGGATCGTATCGAGGCCTCACGAGACACGGCGATCATAGAGGTGCTCTACAGCTGCGGGCTGCGCGTTTCGGAGCTTTGTGGGCTGACCTATTCCGATGTCTTCCTCGATGAGGGTTACCTGCATGTGTGGGGCAAGGGACGCAAAGAGCGACTGGTGCCGATGAGCCCCAAGGCGGTTGCTGATGTGCAGCGCTATCTCAATGATCCATACCGCTATAATGCGAAGCCGGAGTATGATCAGTACCTCTTCATCTCACGTCGTGGTCAACCCATCTCTCGTATCACGGTCTTCTGTCTGATCCGTACACTCGCTGAGCAGGCCGGCATACAGAAGGAGATCAGTCCGCATACGCTGCGACACAGCTTTGCTACGCATCTACTCGAGGGTGGAGCTGACCTGCACGCTATCCAGCTGATGATGGGACATGAGAGCATAGCGACGACGGAGGTCTACACGCATGTGGATCGCTCTGCACTTCGTGCTGACATCTTGCGCTATCACCCTCGCAATCAGCAGCACCCTACGTCGCACGACGAGTGCCCCCCTACACAGTTTTAA
- a CDS encoding type II 3-dehydroquinate dehydratase — MSTNSLIEPLSTPTPAQPAILILNGPNLVNVGQREAEIYGSTPLVPYLEQLARDTTEATIAIRYSHYEGALIEYLYMAQELGYQAVILNAGGYTHTSVALADTIRAIALPVIEVHISQPVARESYRHTSLIAPYCRGSIAGFGVASYDLAVRAAIQLSR, encoded by the coding sequence ATGTCTACAAATAGTTTGATCGAACCCCTCTCTACTCCGACCCCAGCGCAGCCAGCCATACTCATACTCAATGGACCTAACCTAGTCAACGTGGGGCAGCGCGAAGCTGAGATCTACGGTTCGACACCTCTAGTCCCCTACTTGGAGCAGCTCGCTCGTGACACCACCGAGGCAACCATCGCCATCCGCTACTCGCACTACGAGGGCGCACTCATCGAGTACCTCTACATGGCTCAGGAGCTAGGCTATCAGGCGGTCATACTCAATGCGGGGGGCTACACGCACACCTCCGTAGCTCTAGCCGACACGATACGCGCCATCGCACTACCAGTCATCGAGGTGCACATCTCCCAGCCAGTAGCTCGTGAGTCTTACCGCCACACCTCACTCATAGCACCCTACTGCCGTGGTAGCATCGCCGGCTTTGGTGTTGCTAGCTACGACTTAGCCGTACGGGCAGCCATTCAGCTGAGCCGTTGA
- a CDS encoding O-methyltransferase produces the protein MDAELELYAQQHSSFGHPLLDELLRTAYVRLLQPRMVCGATQAGLLSMLIKLSGAQRVLELGAYSGYSTIAMAMALEPVGGEIDSIECDAEMIHFLTPFVARSGCSERIHIHHGQALERMPALLAQHQYDLVYIDANKRQYPDYYQLLRKQLRPGAIILADNTLWDGKVTAPTNHHDLQLEGIQHFNELVAQDSNVEQLLLPLRDGLTIIRILSA, from the coding sequence ATGGACGCAGAGCTAGAGCTTTATGCCCAGCAGCATAGCTCCTTCGGGCACCCCTTACTAGACGAATTGCTCCGCACCGCCTATGTGCGGCTCTTACAGCCGAGGATGGTGTGTGGTGCTACACAGGCAGGGCTACTCTCGATGCTCATTAAGCTCAGTGGTGCCCAGCGTGTCCTAGAGCTGGGCGCTTATAGTGGCTACTCAACGATAGCGATGGCGATGGCGCTCGAGCCTGTAGGTGGTGAGATCGACTCCATCGAGTGCGATGCCGAGATGATCCACTTCCTCACCCCTTTTGTAGCGCGTAGCGGGTGTTCCGAGCGCATTCACATACACCATGGTCAAGCTCTAGAGCGGATGCCGGCACTACTAGCGCAGCACCAGTACGACCTCGTCTACATTGATGCGAACAAACGTCAGTACCCTGACTACTACCAGCTACTGCGCAAGCAACTACGCCCCGGGGCGATTATCCTTGCGGACAATACCCTTTGGGACGGTAAAGTAACCGCCCCAACAAACCACCACGACCTGCAGCTCGAGGGGATCCAGCACTTCAACGAACTGGTAGCTCAGGACAGCAACGTAGAGCAGCTCCTCCTGCCGCTTCGTGATGGGCTCACGATCATTCGCATCCTGTCAGCTTAG